The Candidatus Omnitrophota bacterium genome includes a region encoding these proteins:
- a CDS encoding 1-deoxy-D-xylulose-5-phosphate reductoisomerase: MKKKKVCILGSTGSVGRNTLKVISDLSDRFEVSGLSAHSNIPLLARQINEFKPSVAAISDESLVRELRKRIRHHTTILAGKTAHEELAGQKDADIIMVAITGSASIRPAYSAVSHGKDVALASKEALVSAGHLIMREAKRRNSAIIPVDSEHSAIFQCLMGNNAAVVRKLYITSSGGPLWNVPKKAFKNLSQKKVLRHPKWKMGKKISVDSATMMNKGLEVIEAKWFFGMNIDSIEVLIHPEAVIHSMVEFIDGVLLAQLSITDMRIPIQYALSYPERCENRLKRLDLADIGRLSFCKPDKVKFPALEIAYEAAKAGGSAPSVLNASNEAAVRAFLVGKIDFTAIPVIIEKVLAKHKRIEFPSLDEIDAIGRWAEREVGRFC; encoded by the coding sequence ATGAAAAAGAAAAAAGTATGTATACTTGGTTCCACGGGTTCGGTCGGCCGTAACACCCTAAAGGTCATTTCGGATTTGAGCGATAGATTCGAGGTGTCGGGCCTATCCGCGCACTCAAACATTCCTCTTCTCGCCAGGCAGATAAACGAATTTAAACCATCCGTGGCCGCAATAAGCGATGAATCGCTTGTAAGGGAATTGCGAAAAAGAATAAGGCATCACACAACTATACTCGCCGGCAAAACTGCGCATGAGGAATTGGCGGGCCAGAAGGACGCCGATATAATAATGGTGGCAATCACAGGCAGCGCTTCTATAAGGCCTGCTTATTCCGCGGTGTCGCACGGTAAGGACGTGGCGCTTGCCTCTAAAGAGGCGCTCGTGAGCGCGGGCCATCTGATAATGCGCGAGGCGAAGAGACGAAACTCGGCCATTATTCCGGTTGACAGCGAGCATAGCGCCATATTTCAGTGTCTTATGGGCAATAATGCGGCAGTTGTCAGGAAGCTTTATATAACATCTTCCGGCGGGCCATTGTGGAACGTGCCCAAAAAGGCATTCAAAAACCTGTCTCAGAAGAAGGTCCTAAGACATCCTAAGTGGAAGATGGGGAAAAAGATATCGGTAGATTCGGCGACTATGATGAATAAGGGGCTTGAAGTGATTGAGGCAAAATGGTTTTTCGGCATGAATATTGATTCCATAGAGGTGCTGATCCATCCGGAGGCGGTGATTCATTCCATGGTGGAATTCATAGACGGTGTTTTGCTGGCGCAGTTAAGTATAACCGACATGCGCATCCCCATACAATACGCCCTGAGCTATCCCGAAAGATGCGAAAACAGGCTCAAGCGCCTGGACCTGGCAGATATAGGAAGATTGTCTTTCTGTAAGCCCGATAAAGTGAAATTTCCGGCACTTGAGATCGCTTACGAAGCTGCCAAAGCGGGCGGAAGCGCGCCCTCGGTCCTCAATGCTTCAAATGAAGCCGCTGTCAGGGCATTTCTCGTCGGAAAAATAGATTTTACCGCGATACCGGTTATAATAGAAAAGGTTTTAGCCAAACATAAAAGGATAGAATTCCCGTCTTTGGATGAGATAGACGCAATAGGAAGATGGGCTGAAAGAGAGGTAGGTAGATTTTGTTAA